The following proteins are co-located in the Pedobacter sp. FW305-3-2-15-E-R2A2 genome:
- a CDS encoding family 20 glycosylhydrolase, giving the protein MKNKLHGFLLMAAILFVSAPVLAQLNIIPLPKKVEERGSPFVIRPQTKIWFEKGLKPQAELLAAALSPATGFDFIPEEAKNPTKGIVLSTGNPGSANKESYRLSVNKDLIQITGQHSAGVFYGIQTLLQMLPAEIYNKQRQKSVNWEVKGALIEDAPLYPWRGMMLDVSRYFFGKDYVLRFIDMMAMYKMNTLHLHLTDDAGWRMEIKKYPKLTSIGAWRGVGPERTGGYYTQEDMKEMVAYATLRNVDIIPEIELPAHALASIAAYPFLACTGEQHEVPAQHFISKDIYCVGRESTFDFLADVFKETFAIFPSKYIHIGGDEAVYDRWKECPHCQKKKNELGLKTEKELQVYFNQRVQTMVKKYGKTIVGWDEIIEDGLKEKAVGMVWHDEKKAFKAAEAGHYSVMSLTGYCYFDVAESSIPGEIKAAGWLPPISLEKVYQLNPMLKGMDEKYRPLILGASATLWSDQFIHGTILQELPQLNENRSEKYFDYLTFPRMSALAEVCWTPVARQSWTAFEQRQSTHYNRYDQAGYGYRLPQPKLISNEKGDQGYTIKLENTVKDAQIRYTTDGTLPNVHSAIYNGAVTVAKLNDFYAITVMNSNQYSLPLYFPEKYEKFRKYGEFVADWNPSKVKGKDFAVFEMNGSGKINANGAYTLSFWYTEGTSRLDIQSVEVFKNGQKIAEDVHEGFTGGSTKDNEYKFQISNYETGAAFSIKAKVRGDVSNDSNGVVMIRKN; this is encoded by the coding sequence ATGAAAAATAAACTCCATGGTTTCCTGTTAATGGCTGCAATACTATTTGTAAGCGCTCCGGTTTTGGCACAACTGAACATTATTCCGCTTCCTAAAAAAGTAGAAGAACGGGGAAGTCCGTTTGTGATCAGGCCACAAACTAAGATCTGGTTTGAAAAAGGCCTGAAGCCTCAGGCAGAACTACTGGCTGCAGCGTTATCTCCGGCTACGGGATTTGACTTTATACCGGAAGAAGCGAAAAATCCAACCAAAGGAATTGTTTTGAGCACCGGCAACCCGGGATCAGCTAATAAGGAAAGTTATCGTCTCAGTGTGAATAAAGACCTGATCCAGATCACTGGTCAGCACAGTGCGGGTGTTTTCTATGGCATCCAGACGCTATTGCAAATGCTGCCTGCAGAAATCTATAACAAACAACGCCAAAAATCAGTGAACTGGGAGGTTAAAGGTGCCTTAATCGAAGATGCCCCGCTTTATCCCTGGAGGGGAATGATGCTGGATGTGTCCCGTTATTTTTTCGGAAAAGACTATGTACTGAGGTTCATCGATATGATGGCCATGTACAAAATGAATACCCTTCACCTGCACCTGACCGATGATGCGGGATGGCGTATGGAGATCAAAAAATATCCAAAGTTAACTTCAATAGGAGCCTGGAGAGGAGTGGGGCCAGAAAGAACAGGAGGTTATTATACCCAGGAAGACATGAAAGAAATGGTGGCTTACGCGACCTTAAGAAACGTAGACATCATTCCGGAAATTGAATTGCCGGCACATGCGCTGGCTTCTATCGCTGCTTATCCGTTTTTGGCTTGTACAGGAGAACAACATGAAGTTCCGGCTCAGCATTTCATCAGCAAAGACATCTATTGTGTGGGCAGAGAATCGACTTTCGATTTTTTAGCAGACGTATTTAAAGAAACGTTCGCCATATTCCCTTCTAAATATATTCATATTGGTGGTGATGAAGCCGTTTACGACCGCTGGAAAGAATGTCCGCATTGCCAGAAGAAAAAGAATGAACTGGGATTGAAAACAGAAAAGGAATTGCAGGTATACTTTAATCAAAGGGTACAAACGATGGTTAAGAAATATGGAAAGACCATTGTTGGCTGGGATGAAATCATTGAAGATGGCTTGAAAGAGAAAGCGGTAGGAATGGTTTGGCACGATGAGAAAAAAGCATTTAAGGCCGCAGAAGCAGGACATTATTCTGTGATGTCGCTGACCGGATATTGCTATTTTGATGTTGCTGAAAGCAGTATTCCCGGAGAAATTAAAGCCGCCGGATGGCTTCCGCCAATTTCTTTGGAAAAGGTCTACCAATTGAACCCGATGCTGAAAGGTATGGACGAAAAATACCGCCCCCTGATCTTAGGTGCATCTGCAACCTTATGGTCAGACCAGTTTATCCATGGAACCATACTTCAGGAGCTTCCACAGCTCAATGAAAACCGTTCGGAGAAATATTTCGACTACCTGACCTTTCCAAGGATGTCTGCATTGGCTGAAGTCTGCTGGACACCGGTAGCAAGACAAAGCTGGACTGCTTTTGAACAACGCCAGAGCACGCATTACAACCGTTACGATCAGGCGGGTTATGGCTATCGTTTGCCTCAGCCTAAACTGATCAGCAATGAAAAAGGAGATCAGGGATATACCATAAAGCTGGAAAACACGGTAAAGGACGCACAAATCAGGTATACAACCGATGGAACACTTCCAAATGTTCATTCTGCGATCTACAACGGAGCAGTAACGGTTGCCAAACTGAACGATTTTTACGCAATTACAGTGATGAACAGCAACCAGTATTCTCTACCATTATACTTCCCAGAGAAATATGAGAAGTTCAGGAAATATGGGGAATTTGTGGCAGACTGGAACCCTTCAAAAGTAAAAGGTAAAGACTTCGCTGTTTTTGAAATGAATGGCTCCGGAAAGATCAATGCAAACGGAGCTTATACGCTTTCTTTCTGGTATACCGAAGGAACGTCCAGACTGGATATCCAGAGCGTAGAGGTTTTTAAAAACGGACAGAAGATTGCGGAAGATGTACATGAAGGATTTACCGGAGGATCGACGAAAGACAATGAGTACAAGTTTCAGATCAGCAATTACGAAACCGGTGCTGCTTTCAGTATCAAAGCTAAAGTACGTGGAGACGTGAGTAACGATAGCAATGGTGTGGTCATGATCAGAAAAAATTAA